A genomic window from Triticum urartu cultivar G1812 chromosome 7, Tu2.1, whole genome shotgun sequence includes:
- the LOC125525298 gene encoding non-receptor tyrosine-protein kinase TYK2-like isoform X2: MRRRMVIKTVLTDLRQQRKVIKAVSTLYGIDAITVDLRLGTITVIGVVDPVHVVGELRRLFGIAEIILVGPAEYEEKKKKDEDEKKKKEAEEKKKKEVEAPRYEWPVGFLNSITDNFSEERIIRRGRHGVVYKGVQDNGVCIAVKKLHLMPGIDNEEFINEFHNVVRARHQNTILLLGYCHHTAQVLVEHNGKHVSAIVEERSLCSEYLQGGSLDNHLSNEPCALAWHTCYKIIRGICEGLHYLHKGVEYPIYHLELKPTKIFLDNYMMPKIGGFGFSRLFDTTETFNTSEVARTSVYMPPEYISKRQITPKFDVFSLGIIILQIMAGKESYTKYADIPPKEFIEHVYGLWVNRMQGTISKDTSCEVRTCIEIALKCVESSQVKRPTIKQIIQRLNKIDIVECSSIGELYRTREFAFEFLERITNDFSDQNKVGSGGYGDIYKGVLDNGEEIAVKKLHHRQMLFITDKQFKNEVINLMRVEHENIVRLVGYCHHTSQIFVEYEGKHASASVLERAICFEYMQGGSLDDQLSAESCKLDWDKCYKIIKGICEGLHYLHNSVNPIYHLDLKPANILLDKDMVAKIGDFGLSRLFDSAQTYITASRDLKGTFGYMPPEYINGQIISPKFDVFSLGVIIIQVMAGKEGYFNCQDTHPKDFIDHVLEKWRVRQQATMSSHVSEEVRTCIEIALKCVEHDRNQRPKIAQIVNELSNIGIAKSSPVGQTTISPHVSEEVRTCIEIVLKCVEDDRMRRPTIAQIVNELSKIGIAKGSPISQISQATFSSPQQVAQPEQGGSHEANKLTRTPLGETSRSGPGQACRKLNLWKWNVKLNLKRKVKLKLKRNES, translated from the exons ATGAGG CGGAGGATGGTGATCAAGACGGTGCTGACCGACCTCAGGCAGCAGCGGAAGGTGATCAAAGCCGTTTCCACTCTCTATG GTATCGACGCGATTACTGTGGACTTGCGGCTCGGGACGATCACCGTCATCGGCGTCGTCGACCCCGTGCACGTCGTGGGTGAGCTGCGAAGGTTGTTTGGGATTGCTGAGATCATCTTGGTCGGGCCCGCCGAGTatgaggagaagaagaagaaggatgaggacgagaagaagaagaaggaggcggaggagaagaagaagaaggaggtgGAGGCTCCTCGGTATGAGTGGCCAGTCGGGTTCTTGAACAGCATCACAGACAATTTCTCCGAGGAGCGCATCATTCGCCGTGGTCGGCATGGAGTAGTCTACAAG GGAGTGCAGGACAATGGGGTATGCATTGCTGTGAAGAAGCTTCATCTCATGCCGGGAATTGACAACGAGGAATTCATAAATGAGTTTCATAATGTTGTGAGGGCCCGACATCAAAATACCATACTATTACTTGGTTACTGCCATCATACAGCACAAGTTCTTGTTGAGCACAATGGAAAACATGTTTCAGCTATAGTGGAAGAAAGATCTTTATGCTCTGAATACTTGCAAGGAGGAAGCCTTGACAACCATCTTTCTA ATGAACCATGTGCACTTGCTTGGCACACATGTTACAAAATAATTAGAGGGATATGTGAGGGTTTACATTACCTTCACAAAGGAGTTGAGTATCCTATTTACCATCTGGAATTAAAACCTACAAAGATTTTTCTGGATAACTACATGATGCCCAAAATTGGAGGTTTTGGCTTCTCTAGACTCTTTGATACAACGGAAACCTTCAATACATCAGAAGTTGCGCGAACAAG TGTATACATGCCACCAGAATACATCAGCAAACGGCAAATCACACCAAAATTTGATGTATTCAGTCTGGGCATTATAATCTTGCAAATAATGGCAGGAAAGGAGAGCTACACCAAATATGCAGATATTCCTCCCAAAGAATTTATTGAACAT GTATATGGATTATGGGTAAATAGGATGCAGGGCACAATATCGAAGGATACTTCATGTGAAGTTAGAACATGCATCGAAATAGCTCTAAAATGTGTGGAGTCCAGTCAAGTGAAGAGGCCTACTATAAAGCAGATCATACAAAGACTGAACAAGATTGATATTGTTGAGTGCTCATCTATAGGTGAACTATATAGGACAAGGGAGTTTGCATTTGAGTTCTTAGAACGTATTACAAATGACTTTTCTGACCAGAACAAAGTTGGCAGTGGTGGATATGGAGATATTTATAAG GGGGTGCTAGACAATGGAGAAGAGATTGCTGTTAAGAAACTTCATCATCGTCAAATGTTGTTCATTACTGACAAGCAATTTAAGAATGAGGTTATTAATCTAATGAGGGTCGAACATGAAAATATCGTACGGTTAGTTGGCTACTGCCACCATACATCACAAATATTTGTTGAGTACGAAGGAAAACATGCATCTGCTAGTGTGCTAGAAAGAGCAATTTGTTTCGAATACATGCAAGGTGGAAGCCTTGACGATCAACTTTCAG CTGAATCCTGCAAACTTGATTGGGACAAATGTTACAAAATAATAAAAGGAATATGTGAGGGTTTACATTACCTTCATAATTCCGTTAATCCCATTTACCATCTGGACTTAAAACCAGCAAATATTTTGTTGGATAAGGATATGGTGGCAAAAATTGGTGATTTTGGCTTGTCAAGACTCTTTGATTCAGCGCAAACCTATATCACAGCATCCCGAGATCTTAAAGGAACATT TGGATACATGCCGCCAGAATACATCAACGGACAAATAATCAGTCCGAAGTTTGATGTATTTAGTCTCGGGGTCATAATCATACAAGTAATGGCAGGAAAGGAGGGCTACTTCAATTGTCAAGACACCCATCCGAAAGATTTTATTGATCAT GTGCTTGAAAAATGGCGAGTGAGGCAGCAGGCAACAATGTCGTCCCATGTATCTGAAGAAGTGAGGACATGCATTGAAATAGCATTAAAATGTGTGGAGCATGACAGAAATCAAAGGCCTAAGATAGCCCAGATTGTTAATGAATTAAGTAACATTGGTATTGCTAAGAGTTCACCAGTAGGTCAG ACAACAATATCGCCCCATGTATCTGAAGAAGTGAGGACATGCATCGAAATAGTGTTAAAATGTGTGGAGGATGACAGAATGCGAAGGCCTACAATAGCACAGATTGTTAATGAACTAAGTAAGATTGGTATTGCTAAAGGTTCACCCATCAGCCAG ATTTCCCAAGCTACATTTTCCAGCCCACAGCAGGTGGCACAGCCGGAACAAGGAGGAAGCCAT GAGGCAAACAAGCTGACTAGAACGCCATTGGGAGAAACGTCAAGATCAGGCCCTGGCCAAGCGTGCAGAAAGCTTAATTTGTGGAAGTGGAACGTAAAACTGAATCTGAAGAGGAAAGTAAAACTGAAGCTGAAGAGGAACGAAAGCTGA
- the LOC125525298 gene encoding non-receptor tyrosine-protein kinase TYK2-like isoform X1: MRRRMVIKTVLTDLRQQRKVIKAVSTLYGIDAITVDLRLGTITVIGVVDPVHVVGELRRLFGIAEIILVGPAEYEEKKKKDEDEKKKKEAEEKKKKEVEAPRYEWPVGFLNSITDNFSEERIIRRGRHGVVYKGVQDNGVCIAVKKLHLMPGIDNEEFINEFHNVVRARHQNTILLLGYCHHTAQVLVEHNGKHVSAIVEERSLCSEYLQGGSLDNHLSNEPCALAWHTCYKIIRGICEGLHYLHKGVEYPIYHLELKPTKIFLDNYMMPKIGGFGFSRLFDTTETFNTSEVARTSVYMPPEYISKRQITPKFDVFSLGIIILQIMAGKESYTKYADIPPKEFIEHVYGLWVNRMQGTISKDTSCEVRTCIEIALKCVESSQVKRPTIKQIIQRLNKIDIVECSSIGELYRTREFAFEFLERITNDFSDQNKVGSGGYGDIYKGVLDNGEEIAVKKLHHRQMLFITDKQFKNEVINLMRVEHENIVRLVGYCHHTSQIFVEYEGKHASASVLERAICFEYMQGGSLDDQLSAESCKLDWDKCYKIIKGICEGLHYLHNSVNPIYHLDLKPANILLDKDMVAKIGDFGLSRLFDSAQTYITASRDLKGTFGYMPPEYINGQIISPKFDVFSLGVIIIQVMAGKEGYFNCQDTHPKDFIDHVLEKWRVRQQATMSSHVSEEVRTCIEIALKCVEHDRNQRPKIAQIVNELSNIGIAKSSPVGQVQTTISPHVSEEVRTCIEIVLKCVEDDRMRRPTIAQIVNELSKIGIAKGSPISQISQATFSSPQQVAQPEQGGSHEANKLTRTPLGETSRSGPGQACRKLNLWKWNVKLNLKRKVKLKLKRNES, encoded by the exons ATGAGG CGGAGGATGGTGATCAAGACGGTGCTGACCGACCTCAGGCAGCAGCGGAAGGTGATCAAAGCCGTTTCCACTCTCTATG GTATCGACGCGATTACTGTGGACTTGCGGCTCGGGACGATCACCGTCATCGGCGTCGTCGACCCCGTGCACGTCGTGGGTGAGCTGCGAAGGTTGTTTGGGATTGCTGAGATCATCTTGGTCGGGCCCGCCGAGTatgaggagaagaagaagaaggatgaggacgagaagaagaagaaggaggcggaggagaagaagaagaaggaggtgGAGGCTCCTCGGTATGAGTGGCCAGTCGGGTTCTTGAACAGCATCACAGACAATTTCTCCGAGGAGCGCATCATTCGCCGTGGTCGGCATGGAGTAGTCTACAAG GGAGTGCAGGACAATGGGGTATGCATTGCTGTGAAGAAGCTTCATCTCATGCCGGGAATTGACAACGAGGAATTCATAAATGAGTTTCATAATGTTGTGAGGGCCCGACATCAAAATACCATACTATTACTTGGTTACTGCCATCATACAGCACAAGTTCTTGTTGAGCACAATGGAAAACATGTTTCAGCTATAGTGGAAGAAAGATCTTTATGCTCTGAATACTTGCAAGGAGGAAGCCTTGACAACCATCTTTCTA ATGAACCATGTGCACTTGCTTGGCACACATGTTACAAAATAATTAGAGGGATATGTGAGGGTTTACATTACCTTCACAAAGGAGTTGAGTATCCTATTTACCATCTGGAATTAAAACCTACAAAGATTTTTCTGGATAACTACATGATGCCCAAAATTGGAGGTTTTGGCTTCTCTAGACTCTTTGATACAACGGAAACCTTCAATACATCAGAAGTTGCGCGAACAAG TGTATACATGCCACCAGAATACATCAGCAAACGGCAAATCACACCAAAATTTGATGTATTCAGTCTGGGCATTATAATCTTGCAAATAATGGCAGGAAAGGAGAGCTACACCAAATATGCAGATATTCCTCCCAAAGAATTTATTGAACAT GTATATGGATTATGGGTAAATAGGATGCAGGGCACAATATCGAAGGATACTTCATGTGAAGTTAGAACATGCATCGAAATAGCTCTAAAATGTGTGGAGTCCAGTCAAGTGAAGAGGCCTACTATAAAGCAGATCATACAAAGACTGAACAAGATTGATATTGTTGAGTGCTCATCTATAGGTGAACTATATAGGACAAGGGAGTTTGCATTTGAGTTCTTAGAACGTATTACAAATGACTTTTCTGACCAGAACAAAGTTGGCAGTGGTGGATATGGAGATATTTATAAG GGGGTGCTAGACAATGGAGAAGAGATTGCTGTTAAGAAACTTCATCATCGTCAAATGTTGTTCATTACTGACAAGCAATTTAAGAATGAGGTTATTAATCTAATGAGGGTCGAACATGAAAATATCGTACGGTTAGTTGGCTACTGCCACCATACATCACAAATATTTGTTGAGTACGAAGGAAAACATGCATCTGCTAGTGTGCTAGAAAGAGCAATTTGTTTCGAATACATGCAAGGTGGAAGCCTTGACGATCAACTTTCAG CTGAATCCTGCAAACTTGATTGGGACAAATGTTACAAAATAATAAAAGGAATATGTGAGGGTTTACATTACCTTCATAATTCCGTTAATCCCATTTACCATCTGGACTTAAAACCAGCAAATATTTTGTTGGATAAGGATATGGTGGCAAAAATTGGTGATTTTGGCTTGTCAAGACTCTTTGATTCAGCGCAAACCTATATCACAGCATCCCGAGATCTTAAAGGAACATT TGGATACATGCCGCCAGAATACATCAACGGACAAATAATCAGTCCGAAGTTTGATGTATTTAGTCTCGGGGTCATAATCATACAAGTAATGGCAGGAAAGGAGGGCTACTTCAATTGTCAAGACACCCATCCGAAAGATTTTATTGATCAT GTGCTTGAAAAATGGCGAGTGAGGCAGCAGGCAACAATGTCGTCCCATGTATCTGAAGAAGTGAGGACATGCATTGAAATAGCATTAAAATGTGTGGAGCATGACAGAAATCAAAGGCCTAAGATAGCCCAGATTGTTAATGAATTAAGTAACATTGGTATTGCTAAGAGTTCACCAGTAGGTCAG GTGCAGACAACAATATCGCCCCATGTATCTGAAGAAGTGAGGACATGCATCGAAATAGTGTTAAAATGTGTGGAGGATGACAGAATGCGAAGGCCTACAATAGCACAGATTGTTAATGAACTAAGTAAGATTGGTATTGCTAAAGGTTCACCCATCAGCCAG ATTTCCCAAGCTACATTTTCCAGCCCACAGCAGGTGGCACAGCCGGAACAAGGAGGAAGCCAT GAGGCAAACAAGCTGACTAGAACGCCATTGGGAGAAACGTCAAGATCAGGCCCTGGCCAAGCGTGCAGAAAGCTTAATTTGTGGAAGTGGAACGTAAAACTGAATCTGAAGAGGAAAGTAAAACTGAAGCTGAAGAGGAACGAAAGCTGA